From one Nothobranchius furzeri strain GRZ-AD chromosome 2, NfurGRZ-RIMD1, whole genome shotgun sequence genomic stretch:
- the LOC139066316 gene encoding uncharacterized protein, translating into MIAQFWVSLHTPPSQHRLGSLHFMSRCLLPWPPALSRSPAPTKPLLLPPLRSNSSASFWSLPAHPDLTNPSGSSYHYYNQVPSGNLAASLPVVCSRPCSAVYNKVVLLTYQFLFGDSACRGSKDCRPP; encoded by the exons atgattgctcaattttgg GTTTCACTCCACACCCCACCATCTCAACACCGGCTCGGATCCCTGCACTTCATgtcacgctgtctcctcccctggccgcccgctctcagccgctcacctgcacccACCAAGCCTCTACTCCTACCTCCTCTCCGATCCAACAGTTCCGCCTCCTTCTGGAGccttcctgctcacccggacctgaccaatcCCTCTGGAAGTTCTTACCACTACTacaatca agttccatccggaaatcttgctgccagcctgcccgtCGTCTGTTCCCGTCCTTGCTCTGCAGTATATAATAAAgtcgttttacttacttaccAGTTCCTgtttggtgattctgcatgtcgtgggtcaaaggaCTGCCGCCCGCCATGA